A genome region from Schistocerca nitens isolate TAMUIC-IGC-003100 chromosome 4, iqSchNite1.1, whole genome shotgun sequence includes the following:
- the LOC126251994 gene encoding uncharacterized protein LOC126251994, which yields MASADKSVNIFEKKQQNCVLKKVKLGYITNSNDSATEMVDKKVTDVLGREVEGEGEIVGPMRYAVMLDGFPDVKMTEEQADNVLTALMERINPSDRRRPIQFSAMQYENGGLALTCVNNATKAWLFKTVYKIVPWPGAKLQVGQAEFILKGTKCILWMTRTMKKRSNQQILDLFQKQNNGICTAEWKVLRRVEEADKRERLTVWVDDKSLEDLQAHNFKLFLGLDQADLMLASEWKKMMNSCSSAEWHNPQPVLHNLGRRPPANYKPCQPVSLKFASKNFLHPLHFGGPELDAKPKKVKSGDITNTNDSVTEGVSKNEAYVLGRESEVKEEMFDWMRQAVVLEGFPDVKMTEEQAEMVATALIEWINLSDEGESIQFSEVQFECGGLVLTCVNEATKKWLKDTVRHIIPWSGARLALGQAELMLKGTKFILWVLKVMNRSNQQILDLFQKQNKGICTAEWKVLRRVAEGDKKTGLILWVDNKSDIPTFEWKVLERVAEADKRERLTLWVDNKSSEDLKARGFKLYLGLDQVKLMLASEWKKVMESCGSTRRTYKLRSLVPGLGPSDVSQSQAAVFSGPNRCLQFSRFEHQGQRHHCELKFDDTGPPQICQTQFMTSDRLLAQEGMFRESAVLQNIEPRFLVSEQPHGHRFSMSEWSQSREASYIVPDRTQHTEPGYTLNQSQEYRYSTLDHQQLHVTGYKDQDLSEGHEMRFMVSDQMHSREGRLMEQDPLYSSESRLRLSGPQQFRVFDNTVSRNPHSWEDRFSGQIFHPSN from the coding sequence ATGGCTTCAGCAGATAAATCTGTGAATATTTTTGAGAAAAAGCAGCAGAATTGTGTGTTGAAAAAAGTGAAGTTGGGTTATATAACTAACAGCAATGATTCTGCAACTGAAATGGTGGACAAAAAGGTAACTGATGTTTTAGGTCGAGAAGTGGAAGGAGAGGGGGAGATTGTTGGCCCAATGAGGTATGCTGTCATGCTCGATGGTTTCCCAGATGTTAAGATGACAGAGGAACAAGCTGACAATGTGCTGACAGCACTCATGGAGCGGATTAACCCAAGTGACCGGAGGCGACCTATCCAGTTTTCTGCGATGCAGTACGAGAATGGGGGCTTggcattgacttgtgtcaacaatgCAACCAAAGCATGGCTGTTCAAGACTGTTTATAAAATTGTTCCATGGCCGGGAGCCAAGCTGCAGGTCGGGCAAGCAGAGTTCATATTGAAGGGTACCAAGTGCATACTGTGGATGACTAGGACAATGAAGAAGAGAAGTAACCAGCAGATTCTGGACTTGTTTCAGAAGCAAAATAATGGCATCTGTACTGCAGAGTGGAAAGTcctaaggagggtggaagaggcagaTAAAAGAGAGAGGCTGACTGTTTGGGTGGATGACAAATCTCTTGAGGATTTGCAGGCACACAATTTCAAATTATTCCTTGGTTTAGATCAAGCTGATCTCATGCTGGCATCAGAATGGAAGAAAATGATGAACAGCTGCAGTTCAGCAGAGTGGCATAATCCGCAGCCTGTACTTCACAATCTGGGACGACGACCTCCTGCAAATTACAAACCATGTCAACCGGTGTCTCTAAAGTTTGCATCTAAAAATTTTCTGCATCCTTTGCATTTCGGAGGCCCAGAACTGGATGCCAAACCGAAAAAAGTGAAATCTGGTGATATTACTAACACTAATGACTCTGTAACTGAAGGAGTTAGCAAAAATGAAGCTTATGTTTTGGGTCGAGAATCGGAAGTAAAGGAGGAAATGTTTGACTGGATGAGGCAGGCTGTTGTCCTTGAGGGTTTTCCAGATGTTAAGATGACAGAGGAGCAGGCAGAGATGGTGGCGACTGCACTCATTGAGTGGATTAATCTATCTGATGAGGGGGAATCTATCCAGTTTTCTGAGGTGCAGTTTGAGTGTGGGGGTTTGGTGTTGACCTGTGTCAATGAGGCAACCAAAAAGTGGCTGAAGGACACTGTTCGTCACATCATTCCATGGTCAGGAGCAAGGCTGGCACTTGGCCAGGCAGAGCTTATGTTGAAGGGTACAAAGTTCATACTGTGGGTATTGAAGGTGATGAATAGAAGTAATCAGCAGATTTTGGACTTGTTTCAGAAGCAAAATAAAGGCATCTGTACTGCAGAGTGGAAAGTCCTGAGAAGGGTGGCAGAGGGAGACAAAAAGACAGGACTGATTCTTTGGGTTGACAACAAATCGGACATCCCCACCTTCGAATGGAAAGTCCTCGAGAGGGTGGCAGAGGCAGATAAAAGGGAAAGGTTGACACTTTGGGTTGATAACAAATCTTCCGAGGATTTGAAGGCACGTGGTTTCAAATTATACCTCGGTTTGGATCAGGTAAAACTCATGCTGGCATCGGAATGGAAGAAAGTGATGGAGAGTTGTGGTTCGACGAGGCGCACTTACAAACTGCGTTCTCTGGTACCTGGTTTGGGGCCTTCAGATGTGTCCCAGTCTCAGGCAGCTGTGTTCTCGGGTCCTAATCGTTGTCTTCAATTTTCCAGATTTGAACATCAGGGTCAGAGACATCATTGTGAACTTAAATTTGACGATACAGGCCCTCCTCAGATCTGTCAGACACAGTTCATGACTTCAGATCGACTCTTGGCACAAGAGGGCATGTTCAGAGAATCTGCTGTACTGCAGAATATCGAGCCTAGATTCCTGGTTTCAGAACAGCCTCATGGGCATAGGTTCAGCATGTCGGAATGGTCACAGTCACGAGAAGCCAGTTACATTGTACCGGACAGAACACAACATACAGAGCCTGGGTACACATTGAACCAATCCCAGGAATACAGGTACTCCACCTTGGATCACCAACAGCTTCATGTCACAGGCTACAAGGACCAAGATCTTTCGGAGGGTCATGAGATGAGGTTCATGGTTTCAGATCAGATGCACTCCAGAGAAGGTAGATTAATGGAACAAGATCCTCTGTACTCCAGTGAATCTAGATTAAGATTGTCGGGTCCTCAACAGTTCCGAGTATTTGATAATACAGTTTCTAGGAACCCACATTCTTGGGAAGACAGATTTTCAGGTCAGATTTTCCACCCCAGCAACTGA